In Bradyrhizobium sp. 1(2017), one DNA window encodes the following:
- a CDS encoding SIMPL domain-containing protein — MKQPAVLLTSLSAVLATILLMVPARADDFPSAISVSGEASVSAAPDLAQIDAGVANDAKTAKEASDANNAAMGRVLLALKGAGIAEKDYQTSRLSLQPQYGQNKSTGASPVVGFRASNRVTVKIRDVTKVAGIIDTLVGAGANDIGNISFEVTQASKLLDDAREQAIADARRKAEVYARAAGVTLGAPLSVTEGGGPVPLFKGRMATPMAAAPQAAVAPGEETLSVTVNVSWAIKPAQ, encoded by the coding sequence ATGAAACAGCCTGCCGTTCTTTTGACGTCCCTTTCTGCCGTCCTCGCCACCATCCTGCTGATGGTCCCCGCACGCGCCGACGATTTTCCGTCCGCCATTTCGGTGAGCGGCGAAGCCAGCGTGTCCGCTGCCCCCGATCTCGCGCAGATCGACGCCGGCGTCGCCAACGACGCCAAGACGGCGAAGGAAGCGTCCGACGCCAACAATGCGGCCATGGGCAGGGTGCTGCTGGCGCTGAAGGGCGCCGGCATTGCCGAGAAGGACTATCAGACCTCGCGCCTGTCGCTGCAGCCGCAATACGGCCAGAACAAATCCACCGGCGCATCCCCGGTGGTCGGCTTCCGCGCCTCCAACCGCGTCACCGTGAAGATTCGCGACGTGACCAAGGTCGCCGGCATCATCGACACGCTGGTCGGCGCCGGCGCCAACGACATCGGCAACATCTCCTTCGAGGTGACGCAGGCCTCGAAGCTGCTCGACGACGCGCGCGAGCAGGCGATCGCCGATGCGCGGCGCAAGGCGGAAGTCTATGCCAGAGCTGCCGGCGTCACGCTGGGTGCGCCGCTCAGCGTCACCGAGGGCGGCGGCCCGGTGCCGCTGTTCAAGGGCCGCATGGCAACGCCGATGGCCGCAGCCCCGCAGGCCGCAGTCGCGCCCGGCGAGGAAACGCTGTCCGTGACGGTGAATGTGAGCTGGGCGATCAAGCCGGCGCAGTAG
- a CDS encoding GyrI-like domain-containing protein — MIRFRHLALAALIPAATMSFGLSAAQAQSPSPAPAASASPAPVPSASPAPAASASPAPVATPSPAASASPAPAATPSPAASASPSPAAPPPAAAATPAPVQTADPFGLETTLEPRKVVMVKGTANWDSAFDTLVDAFKALNTLLDKQGIKHAGNSMIVYTSTDDTGFTFLAEIPVDQDPKNLAKDMSMGKSPEGKALKFVHRGSYDNMDNTYEAITNHLDDKRLEAKDTFIEEYLTDPLKTAEDKLVINVFVPLK, encoded by the coding sequence ATGATCAGGTTTCGTCATCTCGCTCTGGCCGCGCTGATCCCGGCAGCGACCATGTCATTTGGTCTGTCTGCGGCGCAGGCGCAAAGCCCGAGCCCGGCGCCCGCCGCATCGGCCAGTCCCGCGCCCGTCCCGTCGGCCTCGCCGGCCCCGGCCGCGAGTGCTTCGCCGGCGCCGGTGGCGACGCCCTCGCCGGCGGCCAGCGCCTCACCCGCACCTGCGGCAACCCCCTCGCCCGCCGCCAGCGCCTCACCGAGCCCGGCGGCACCTCCGCCCGCGGCGGCCGCCACGCCCGCCCCAGTGCAGACGGCGGATCCCTTTGGCCTCGAGACCACGCTCGAGCCCAGGAAGGTCGTGATGGTCAAGGGCACTGCCAATTGGGACTCGGCCTTCGACACGCTGGTCGACGCCTTCAAGGCGCTGAACACGCTCCTGGACAAGCAGGGCATCAAGCACGCCGGCAATTCGATGATCGTCTACACCTCCACCGACGACACCGGATTCACCTTCCTCGCCGAGATCCCGGTCGACCAGGACCCGAAGAACCTTGCCAAGGACATGAGCATGGGCAAGTCGCCGGAGGGCAAGGCGCTGAAATTCGTCCATCGCGGTTCCTACGACAACATGGACAACACCTATGAGGCGATCACCAATCACCTCGACGACAAGAGACTGGAAGCCAAGGATACCTTCATCGAGGAGTACCTCACCGATCCCCTGAAGACGGCCGAGGACAAGCTCGTGATCAATGTTTTCGTGCCGCTGAAGTGA
- the rimM gene encoding ribosome maturation factor RimM (Essential for efficient processing of 16S rRNA) has product MSALVCVARIGAAHGVRGAVKLWTFTEDPFAVRRYGPLLAKDGKRQFEVATAREAKDHLVATFKGVTTRDEAERLNGIELYVPREKLPATDADEYYHTDLIGLAAVTTDGDALGRVLAIHNFGAGDIIEIAPPKGATLLLPFSNAVVPEVDIAGGRVVIALPQEVEGEDEQEALSTGRPREGGDP; this is encoded by the coding sequence ATGTCGGCGCTGGTCTGCGTCGCGCGGATCGGCGCCGCGCATGGGGTGCGCGGCGCGGTCAAATTGTGGACCTTCACCGAAGATCCCTTTGCCGTCAGGCGCTACGGTCCGCTTCTCGCCAAGGACGGCAAGCGCCAGTTCGAGGTCGCAACGGCGCGCGAGGCCAAAGACCATCTGGTCGCGACGTTCAAGGGCGTCACGACCCGCGATGAGGCCGAGCGTCTCAACGGCATCGAGCTCTACGTCCCGCGCGAAAAACTGCCCGCGACCGACGCGGACGAGTATTACCACACCGACCTGATCGGGCTCGCCGCCGTCACCACCGACGGCGACGCGCTCGGCCGCGTGCTCGCAATCCACAATTTCGGCGCCGGCGACATCATCGAGATCGCGCCACCCAAGGGTGCGACGCTGCTGCTGCCGTTCTCCAACGCGGTGGTGCCGGAGGTCGACATTGCCGGCGGCCGCGTGGTGATCGCGCTGCCGCAGGAGGTTGAGGGGGAGGACGAGCAAGAAGCCCTATCCACGGGTCGTCCCCGCGAAGGCGGGGACCCATAA
- a CDS encoding MBL fold metallo-hydrolase: MPITRRRLFGLLAGAGALVGVSSLWISRMKTYDGPVSDHFDGLHFFDPDGAPPRSLGEVLRWQLGGRGQRAAWPDWAPSPHADTPPARVDGDKVRLSFVGHASWLIQTGGLNILVDPVWSTRVSPVAWAGPKRHNDPGIAFEKLPQIDVVLVSHGHYDHLDIATLSRLTKNFAPRVVTPLGNDVTIRSWDSTIKVEAFDWHDRVELGGGIAVHLVPTRHWTARGMFDRNKALWASFVLETPAGKIYIVCDSGYGDGRHFRRVAEKHGPLRMAILPIGAYEPRWFMRDQHMNPEDAVKALGDCGAQEALGHHHGTFQLTDEAIDAPARELVTALDAAKIPQERFVAMQPGQVVEI; this comes from the coding sequence GTGCCGATCACCCGCCGCCGCTTGTTCGGACTGCTTGCCGGGGCCGGCGCCTTGGTCGGCGTGTCCTCCCTCTGGATATCTCGCATGAAAACCTATGACGGCCCCGTCTCCGACCATTTCGACGGCCTGCACTTCTTCGATCCAGATGGGGCACCCCCACGATCGCTTGGCGAGGTGCTGCGTTGGCAATTGGGCGGCCGGGGACAGCGCGCCGCCTGGCCCGACTGGGCGCCCAGCCCCCATGCCGATACTCCGCCGGCGCGTGTCGATGGCGACAAGGTGCGGCTCTCCTTCGTCGGCCATGCCAGCTGGCTGATCCAGACCGGCGGCCTCAATATCCTGGTCGATCCCGTCTGGTCGACGCGGGTCTCGCCGGTCGCCTGGGCAGGACCGAAGCGGCACAACGATCCCGGCATCGCCTTCGAGAAGCTGCCGCAGATCGACGTCGTGCTGGTGTCGCACGGCCATTACGATCATCTCGACATCGCGACGCTGTCGCGGCTCACCAAGAATTTTGCCCCGCGCGTGGTGACCCCGCTCGGCAACGACGTCACGATCCGCAGCTGGGATTCCACGATCAAGGTGGAGGCGTTCGACTGGCACGACCGCGTCGAGCTCGGCGGCGGCATCGCCGTGCATCTGGTCCCGACAAGGCACTGGACGGCGCGCGGCATGTTCGATCGCAACAAGGCGCTGTGGGCGAGCTTTGTGCTGGAGACGCCTGCGGGGAAAATCTACATCGTCTGCGATTCCGGCTATGGCGACGGCAGGCATTTTCGTCGGGTCGCCGAGAAGCACGGGCCGCTACGCATGGCGATCCTGCCCATCGGTGCCTATGAGCCGCGCTGGTTCATGCGCGACCAGCACATGAATCCGGAAGATGCCGTGAAGGCGTTGGGCGATTGCGGCGCGCAGGAAGCGCTCGGGCATCACCACGGCACGTTCCAGCTCACGGACGAGGCGATCGATGCGCCGGCGAGGGAGCTGGTCACTGCGCTGGACGCGGCGAAGATTCCGCAGGAGCGGTTCGTGGCGATGCAGCCGGGGCAGGTGGTGGAGATCTAG
- the trmD gene encoding tRNA (guanosine(37)-N1)-methyltransferase TrmD, with translation MTNPSPWRATVLTLFPEMFPGPLGVSLAGRALAAGIWEIEARDIRASATDRHRSVDDTPAGGGPGMVLRADVLAAAIDAAEAGPDRPRLLMSPRGRPLTQARVAELAKGPGPLIVCGRFEGVDQRVIDGRGLEEVSIGDYVLSGGEIAALALIDACVRLLPGVMGKEASGTEESFSDGLLEYPQYTRPQLFEGAPIPDILTSGDHAKVAAWRRAESEALTAARRPDLWAQIPAKPPNRAGRQKTPKNKTDG, from the coding sequence ATGACCAATCCATCCCCCTGGCGCGCGACGGTGCTGACGCTGTTTCCGGAGATGTTTCCGGGGCCGCTGGGCGTGAGCCTCGCCGGCCGGGCGCTTGCCGCCGGCATCTGGGAGATCGAGGCTCGCGATATCAGGGCTTCCGCCACCGACCGCCACCGCAGTGTCGACGACACCCCCGCGGGCGGCGGGCCGGGCATGGTGCTGCGGGCGGATGTGCTGGCCGCGGCGATCGATGCCGCCGAGGCCGGTCCGGACCGGCCTCGTTTGCTGATGAGCCCGCGCGGTCGGCCATTGACCCAGGCCCGCGTCGCCGAGCTCGCCAAGGGCCCCGGCCCCCTGATCGTCTGCGGGCGGTTCGAGGGGGTGGACCAGCGGGTGATCGACGGGCGCGGCCTGGAGGAGGTCTCGATCGGCGATTACGTCCTGTCCGGGGGTGAAATCGCCGCGCTGGCCCTGATCGACGCCTGCGTCCGGCTGTTGCCGGGGGTGATGGGCAAGGAGGCCTCGGGAACCGAGGAAAGCTTCTCGGACGGCCTGCTCGAATACCCCCAATATACCCGCCCGCAGCTGTTCGAGGGGGCTCCGATCCCTGACATCCTGACCTCCGGCGACCACGCCAAGGTCGCGGCCTGGCGGCGTGCTGAATCCGAGGCCCTGACGGCGGCCCGGCGGCCGGATTTGTGGGCGCAGATCCCAGCCAAGCCCCCGAATCGGGCCGGTCGCCAAAAAACGCCAAAAAACAAGACAGACGGGTGA
- the rplS gene encoding 50S ribosomal protein L19, with translation MNLIKQLEQEQFDKLSAGKAIPEFGPGDTVIVNVKVVEGDRTRVQAYEGVCIGRSGGGLNESFTVRKISYGEGVERVFPLMSPMIDSIKVVRRGKVRRAKLYYLRNLRGKSARIVEKQDRATAVGE, from the coding sequence ATGAACCTGATCAAGCAGCTCGAGCAAGAGCAATTCGACAAGCTGTCCGCCGGCAAGGCCATTCCGGAATTCGGCCCCGGCGACACCGTGATCGTCAACGTGAAGGTCGTCGAAGGCGACCGCACCCGCGTGCAGGCCTATGAAGGCGTTTGCATCGGGCGTTCCGGTGGTGGCCTCAACGAGAGCTTCACCGTTCGCAAGATCTCTTATGGCGAGGGCGTCGAGCGCGTGTTCCCGCTGATGTCGCCGATGATCGACTCGATCAAGGTGGTGCGTCGCGGCAAGGTGCGTCGCGCCAAGCTCTATTACCTCCGCAACCTCCGCGGCAAGTCGGCCCGCATCGTCGAGAAGCAGGACCGCGCGACTGCCGTCGGCGAGTAA
- the ffh gene encoding signal recognition particle protein, with the protein MFDNLSERLGGILDRLTGRGALTEKDVDAAMREVRRALLEADVALEVVRSFTERVREQAIGATVVKSVTPGQMVVKIVHDELINTLGAEGQTIDVNSVPPVPIMMVGLQGSGKTTTTAKLARRLVQRDKRKVLMASLDVYRPAAMEQLAVLGRDLDIPTLPIVAGQQPPQIAKRALEAGKLGGYDIVLLDTAGRTTLDEEMMAEAAAIKAAANPHEVLLVADSLTGQDAVNLARSFDQRVGLTGIVLTRVDGDGRGGAALSMRAVTGKPIKLIGTGEKTDALEDFHPDRIAGRILGMGDVVSLVERAAANIDAEKAARTAERMRKGQFDLNDMREQLLQMSNMGGISGLMGMMPGISKMKNQIAAAGIDDKILKRQVAIIDSMTRDERRHPDLLKASRKKRIAAGSGQSVEHVNKLLKMHRNMADVMKAMGSGKRGPLAGIAQAMGFGGGMKMPSPEEMKAMQEKMQSGGGGQGLPNLPKDLPAGLRQGLPNLPGLTGLSGKPTLPGLGGFPGKKK; encoded by the coding sequence TTGTTCGACAATCTGTCGGAACGGCTTGGTGGCATTCTCGATCGTCTGACGGGGCGCGGCGCGCTGACCGAAAAGGACGTCGACGCTGCGATGCGCGAGGTGCGCCGCGCGCTGCTCGAAGCCGACGTCGCGCTCGAAGTGGTGCGCAGCTTCACCGAGCGCGTCCGCGAGCAGGCGATCGGCGCCACCGTCGTCAAGTCGGTCACGCCCGGCCAGATGGTGGTCAAGATCGTCCATGACGAGCTGATCAACACGCTCGGCGCCGAAGGCCAGACCATCGACGTCAATTCGGTGCCGCCGGTGCCGATCATGATGGTCGGTCTGCAAGGCTCCGGTAAGACCACCACCACCGCGAAGCTCGCCCGCCGCCTGGTCCAGCGCGACAAGCGCAAGGTGCTGATGGCCTCGCTCGACGTCTATCGTCCGGCGGCGATGGAGCAGCTGGCCGTGCTCGGCCGCGATCTCGACATTCCAACGCTCCCCATCGTTGCAGGCCAGCAGCCGCCGCAGATCGCGAAGCGCGCGCTCGAAGCCGGCAAGCTCGGCGGCTACGACATCGTGCTGCTCGACACCGCCGGCCGCACCACGCTCGACGAAGAGATGATGGCGGAAGCTGCGGCAATCAAAGCTGCGGCGAACCCGCATGAAGTGCTGCTGGTCGCCGACAGCCTCACCGGCCAGGACGCGGTGAACCTCGCACGCTCGTTCGATCAACGCGTCGGCCTCACCGGCATCGTGCTGACCCGCGTCGACGGCGACGGCCGCGGCGGCGCCGCGCTGTCGATGCGCGCGGTCACCGGCAAGCCGATCAAGCTGATCGGCACCGGCGAAAAGACCGATGCGCTGGAAGATTTCCACCCCGACCGTATAGCCGGTCGCATTCTCGGCATGGGCGACGTGGTGTCGCTGGTCGAGCGCGCCGCCGCCAACATCGACGCCGAGAAGGCCGCGCGCACCGCCGAGCGCATGCGCAAGGGTCAGTTCGACCTCAACGACATGCGCGAGCAGCTGTTGCAGATGTCGAACATGGGCGGCATCAGCGGCCTGATGGGCATGATGCCCGGCATCTCCAAGATGAAGAACCAGATCGCCGCCGCCGGCATCGACGACAAGATCCTGAAGCGCCAGGTCGCGATCATCGATTCCATGACGCGCGACGAGCGCCGTCATCCGGACCTGCTCAAGGCCAGCCGCAAGAAGCGCATCGCCGCAGGTTCCGGCCAGAGCGTCGAGCACGTCAACAAGCTCCTGAAGATGCACCGGAACATGGCCGACGTGATGAAGGCCATGGGCTCGGGCAAGCGCGGCCCGCTCGCCGGCATCGCGCAGGCTATGGGCTTTGGCGGCGGCATGAAGATGCCGTCTCCCGAAGAGATGAAGGCGATGCAGGAGAAGATGCAGAGCGGCGGCGGCGGACAAGGCCTGCCGAACCTGCCGAAGGATCTGCCCGCCGGCTTGCGCCAAGGTCTGCCCAATCTTCCTGGACTGACCGGGCTGAGCGGCAAGCCGACGCTGCCGGGCCTCGGCGGTTTCCCGGGCAAGAAGAAATGA
- the rpsP gene encoding 30S ribosomal protein S16, giving the protein MSVVIRLARAGTKKRPVYHVVVADSRFPRDGRFIERLGYFNPLLPKDNETRLKLDMEKVKAWLAKGAQPSDRVSRFLDAAGVKKREARNNPEKAVPRKERKAQAEAAAKG; this is encoded by the coding sequence ATGTCCGTCGTTATCCGCCTCGCCCGCGCAGGCACCAAGAAGCGTCCCGTCTATCACGTCGTCGTCGCCGATTCGCGCTTCCCCCGCGATGGCCGCTTCATCGAGCGTCTCGGCTATTTCAACCCGCTGCTGCCGAAGGACAACGAGACCCGCCTGAAGCTCGACATGGAGAAGGTGAAGGCCTGGCTCGCCAAGGGCGCGCAGCCGTCGGATCGCGTGTCGCGTTTCCTCGACGCCGCCGGCGTCAAGAAGCGCGAAGCGCGCAACAACCCCGAGAAGGCCGTGCCGCGCAAGGAGCGCAAGGCGCAGGCCGAAGCCGCCGCCAAGGGCTAA